DNA from Aquaspirillum sp. LM1:
CGACGACCTGGAAACCGCCCTGCAAAAGGGCTTTGAAGAACTGGATGGGTTTTACACCTTTCTGATGGGCACCGCCGACAAGCTGGCGCTGATCCGCGACCCGTTTGCCTGCAAGCCTGCGGTGGTGGCGGAAACCGACGACTACGTGGCAATTGCCTCGGAGTTCCGCTCGCTGGCCCACCTGCCGGGGATCAAGCACGCCCATGTCTTTGAACCTGCGCCCGAGGAGATGTATGTATGGAATGCCTGACCTTTGACCTGGCCGAACGGCCACTGCGCGAACTCAATGCCTTTTTGCACCACGACGCCCCGGCGGGCACGGTGGACAAGGTCACCGTGCTCAACCCGGACGGCGCACACAATATTGCCGTGGGCCTGAATTGCCCGATTAGCGTGGAAGTGGTGGGCCACGCCGGCTACTACGCCGGCGGGATGAACCAGGCCGCGCAAATCACCATCACCGGCAGCGCCGGCACCGGGGTGGCCGAAAACATGATGAGCGGCAAAGTTCACGTCAAGGGCTTTGCCTCCAACGGCGCGGGCGCGTCGGCCCATGGCGGCCTGCTGGTGATCGACGGCGACGCCGGCCTGCGCTGCGGCATTTCGCTCAAGGGGGGCGACATTGTGGTGGGCGGCTCGGTGGGCAGTTTTTCCGCGTTCATGGCCCAGGCCGGACGCATGGTGATTTGCGGCGACGCCGGCGATGCGCTGGGCGATTCGCTGTATGAAGCGGTGCTGTATGTGAAGGGACGGATCAAATCGCTGGGGGCGGACGCCCAGATCGAGCCGATGACCGATACCGATCTGGCTGCCGTGGCTGAGCTGCTGGCCCAGGCGGGGCTGAACCACGATCCGGCAGCGTTTCAGCGGGTGGCTTCCCGCCGGGCGCTGTACCACTGGAACGCTGACGCCAATCAGGAATATTGATTCCGCCCGCCCCTGCTGTTTACCCCGAATTGACAAGGAACGCGCCATGGACCACACGCCCAAGCACATTTCCCGCGAGGCCTCCTACGGCTACGACCGCAAAACCCTGGACTACATCCGCAACGCCGCCGCCCATGGCCTGTACGAAATTCGTGGCATGGGGGCCAAGCGCCAGCTGCCCAATTTTGACGACCTGGTGTTTCTCGGTGCGTCGATGTCGCGCTACCCGCTGGAAGGCTACCGGGAAAAATGCACCACCAAAACCCTGCTGGGCACCCGCTTTGCCAAAAAGCCGATTGAGCTGGAGATTCCGATCACCATTGCCGGCATGAGCTTTGGCTCGCTGTCTGCCAACGTCAAGGAAGCGCTGGGCCGCGCCGCCAGCGAAGTGGGCACTTCCACCACCACCGGTGATGGCGGCATGACCCACGAAGAGCGCCAGTCCTCCAAAACCCTGGTCTACCAGTGCCTGCCCAGCCGCTATGGCTTCAACCCGGACGACGTGCGCCGCGCCGACGCCATTGAAGTGGTGATTGGCCAGGGTGCCAAACCCGGCGGCGGCGGTATGTTGCTGGGGCAGAAGGTCTCGGCCCGGGTGGCCGGCATGCGCACCCTGCCGGAAGGCATCGACCAGCGCTCGGCCTGCCGCCATCCGGACTGGACCGGCCCGGATGACCTGGCGATCAAGATTCAGGAACTGCGCGAGATCACCGATTGGGAAAAACCGATCTACGTGAAGGTGGGGGCCACCCGCACCTTTAACGACGTCAAGCTGGCAGTGCATTCCGGTGCCGATGTGGTGGTGGTGGACGGCATGCAGGGCGGCACCGCCGCCACGCAAACCTGCTTTATCGAACATGTGGGCATTCCTACCCTGGCTGCGGTGCGCCAGGCCGTCAATGCGCTGGAAGATCTGGACATGAAAGGCAAGGTGCAACTGATTGTGTCTGGCGGCGTGCGCACTGGTGCGGATGTGGCCAAGGCGCTGGCGATGGGGGCCGACGCGGTGGCCATTGGCCAGGGCGTGCTGATTGCGCTGGGCTGCAATGGCGAAACTTATTATCAGAATGGCAGCCACCATCCTGCCGAAGCCGACTACCACGCGCTGGGCACGGCAGCGGGCTTTTGCCACCATTGCCACACGGGCAAATGTCCGATGGGCATTACCACGCAAGACATGCTGCTGGAACAGCGGCTGTCACCGGAGGTGGGCGCGCGCCATCTGAAAAATTATCTGAAAACCCTGAATATGGAGCTCACCACCATTGCCCGCGCCTGTGGCAAGCAGAATGTTCACCACCTGGAGCGGGAAGACCTGGTGGCGCTGACCATCGAAGCCGCCGCCATGGCCGGCGTGCCGCTGGCCGGCACCAACTGGATTCCGGGCCAGGGGTTTTAAGCCCTCGGCGGCGCAAGCCGTCAGTGGGTGTCGTGTCCCTCTCGCTGCTCACTCGCATCGTCCTGCAAGACATGGGGGGAGGGTGCGCGGTGGCGAGTTTTCGGGCGATCTGTGCAGACAGGTCGCCTGTTTTTTTGCCCTGGCAGCAACGCCCGGCATGCCGGGCGTTGCTGGTGGAGGAGGCGGAGAACAGGGGGCGTTGGGCTTGCCGGGGCAGCGTCTGTGCGTGGCGCGTTACCGTGGCACACTCAGCTGATGCAAGGGCAGGGCGGTTGAGCGCTTGACATCATTCAGCACAAAACTGGAGCGCAAATCTTCCACGCCGGGGTGGGCCAGCAGCTCGGTCATCACAAAGCGGGAAAAATGGGCAAGGTCTTCAAAATAGACGTGCAGCATATAGTCCATCTCGCCGGTCATTGCGTAGCACGCCACCACCTCGGGCCAGCGCTGCACCGCCTGCAGAAAGCTCTGCATATGCGGGCTGCCGCGCTTTTCCAGGGTGACATTCACAAACGCCTGCAGGCCCAGGCCAATCCGGGCCGGGTCGAGCAGCGCCACATAACGTTGGACAATGCCGGATTCTTCCAGGTGTTTCAGCCGCCGCAAGCACGGCGACGGCGACAGCGCGACCGCATCGGCCAGCTCGACATTGGTCAGCCGGCCATTCTGTTGCAAGGCGGCCAGAATCTTGATGTCGGTTTTGTCCAGATCCAGGTGAGGCATAGTATGGGATAACTCCGTGTTTTATCTGGCACTGTGTCTTGGCCATGTTTTTGTGTGTGCAAACGCCGCAGCATGCGCTATCGGTGAATCGCCCATCCTGCAAGAACCATTCCTGTCGCGGCAATTTTAAGTGAATCTACCTGTTTGTGCGCAATCTGCGCCAGAGGGGCAGGGAAAAATCATGTGTGCCTGCAGGGTGAACATCTGGCGCAATGCCTTGCCCGCACGGCATGTGTGGCGTGCGGCAGTTTTTTTCTGGCTGGCGGGTGCTGTACACTATTCGGGCTAAACAGCGAAACCGTTGTATTTTTTGTAAAAAATCCCACCACTACCCTACTGGGCAAACTTTTTTCACCAAACTGCTTGACGCGTTCGGACAAATCCTGTTTAATAC
Protein-coding regions in this window:
- a CDS encoding protein glxC, which produces MECLTFDLAERPLRELNAFLHHDAPAGTVDKVTVLNPDGAHNIAVGLNCPISVEVVGHAGYYAGGMNQAAQITITGSAGTGVAENMMSGKVHVKGFASNGAGASAHGGLLVIDGDAGLRCGISLKGGDIVVGGSVGSFSAFMAQAGRMVICGDAGDALGDSLYEAVLYVKGRIKSLGADAQIEPMTDTDLAAVAELLAQAGLNHDPAAFQRVASRRALYHWNADANQEY
- a CDS encoding FMN-binding glutamate synthase family protein, with the protein product MDHTPKHISREASYGYDRKTLDYIRNAAAHGLYEIRGMGAKRQLPNFDDLVFLGASMSRYPLEGYREKCTTKTLLGTRFAKKPIELEIPITIAGMSFGSLSANVKEALGRAASEVGTSTTTGDGGMTHEERQSSKTLVYQCLPSRYGFNPDDVRRADAIEVVIGQGAKPGGGGMLLGQKVSARVAGMRTLPEGIDQRSACRHPDWTGPDDLAIKIQELREITDWEKPIYVKVGATRTFNDVKLAVHSGADVVVVDGMQGGTAATQTCFIEHVGIPTLAAVRQAVNALEDLDMKGKVQLIVSGGVRTGADVAKALAMGADAVAIGQGVLIALGCNGETYYQNGSHHPAEADYHALGTAAGFCHHCHTGKCPMGITTQDMLLEQRLSPEVGARHLKNYLKTLNMELTTIARACGKQNVHHLEREDLVALTIEAAAMAGVPLAGTNWIPGQGF
- a CDS encoding Lrp/AsnC family transcriptional regulator; the encoded protein is MPHLDLDKTDIKILAALQQNGRLTNVELADAVALSPSPCLRRLKHLEESGIVQRYVALLDPARIGLGLQAFVNVTLEKRGSPHMQSFLQAVQRWPEVVACYAMTGEMDYMLHVYFEDLAHFSRFVMTELLAHPGVEDLRSSFVLNDVKRSTALPLHQLSVPR